One genomic region from Bacteroidales bacterium WCE2008 encodes:
- a CDS encoding hypothetical protein (manually curated): protein MHSQSPELLKQLLIDHNTQKFIFWASDDYKSLGEGYDFSDEITPEKITGNNGQVIMPRVLKKKTLQDARVRDKAEVFTPSWLCNLQNNLVDNAWFGREGVFNTECFENSASFWVVNMNKVKFPRGKSWKSYVLSTRLEITCGEAPYLVSRYDTTTGDYIPVMQRIGMLDRKLRIVAENTSSLEEWREWARKSYQSVYGYEWQGDSLLLAREALLFTYVDFYADKFLKMPSVNELFEIADIISWNIWQMDGMRGVVPNSCHDIVVRTEDIFEVKEAIVKCAGCKRNDKFSHNGVYCKIKDWETGNIVRFVDILKS, encoded by the coding sequence TTGCATTCTCAGTCGCCGGAGTTGTTAAAACAGCTCCTGATAGATCATAATACCCAAAAGTTTATCTTTTGGGCATCAGACGATTATAAATCACTCGGCGAGGGGTATGATTTTTCAGATGAAATCACGCCTGAAAAGATTACGGGAAATAATGGTCAAGTAATTATGCCGCGAGTTCTCAAGAAAAAGACTCTTCAGGATGCGCGAGTGAGAGATAAAGCTGAAGTGTTTACTCCTTCCTGGTTATGCAATTTGCAAAATAATCTGGTTGATAATGCGTGGTTTGGTCGTGAAGGCGTATTCAATACTGAGTGCTTTGAGAACTCCGCTTCTTTTTGGGTTGTTAATATGAATAAAGTCAAATTTCCGAGAGGAAAGTCGTGGAAATCGTACGTATTATCAACCAGGCTGGAAATCACTTGTGGAGAAGCGCCGTACCTCGTTAGTAGATATGATACTACTACTGGTGATTATATCCCCGTTATGCAACGAATTGGCATGCTTGATAGGAAGCTTCGTATTGTCGCTGAGAATACATCTTCATTAGAAGAATGGCGTGAATGGGCGAGAAAATCCTATCAGAGCGTATATGGCTATGAGTGGCAAGGAGATAGTCTACTGCTAGCACGGGAGGCTCTCTTGTTTACTTATGTGGATTTTTATGCAGATAAGTTTTTAAAGATGCCTTCTGTCAATGAGCTTTTCGAAATCGCGGACATTATTTCATGGAATATCTGGCAAATGGATGGGATGAGGGGCGTGGTCCCCAATTCTTGTCATGATATCGTCGTTAGAACTGAAGATATATTTGAGGTTAAAGAAGCAATTGTCAAGTGTGCGGGCTGTAAAAGAAACGACAAGTTTTCTCATAATGGAGTGTATTGTAAGATAAAGGATTGGGAAACTGGGAATATTGTCCGTTTCGTAGATATTCTTAAATCATAA